caGTATCTTATAGGTTTAAATAGTGTAGATAACTAAATAAAACGCTTTTTATAGAATCAGCgatcatataattttattacgcaaaactataattaaatgaatacgGTTGATTgcactaatttttaaaataacgaacgtgaaaattttaataataatatttaatgttacgGTATGTTGTGTGAATTTTGTGATACTTTcaacgtttttctttttttgactAACAAAGTATAcctatttctataaaaaaattgttaactaGATTAATGTGCGAAAATTTAAGTGTAtcgcatatttttttaaaataatataactattcTAATTACTTCTTATTCAAATATACAGGTGAGTCTTCATAAAGTGCACATATCAAAATCGGAAAAAACTACACCCTATTTCATCgatgaaaaaaatttcaaaaaaaataaaaaaagtatatttgatttttaatgaatattttaaaaaatttagtagCAGCTGCtagtcctatttaaataaatcggtGTAACTTTTAAACTAAATGTCTTATCACAAtggagtaaattttataatgtttgctAACAATAAATAGGCTATGCTCATGAAGTAAAAATATCCTAGAAAATTAGTgctataaatttagaataatgaagaatttgatgaaaatctgtttttttttctcgtcatttttacaataatgttaaaaaaatttaaaacatcgtCCTAATTAccctacttttttttaattttgagttaTTATAAATGGTATTAACattcttaaagtaaaaattgcACAATCATTACTcagatacaaaattttaaatcagcGTTTAAAAAAAGCAGTTAACACAGTTAAACACCGGCGtaggaataaaacaaaagtatgtatctacataaatcatttattattcttaGGAAATTAACATCAAATAGCCTTGCCATTAAGCTTATCATTTTGACCTAATGCATCAATTGTCCAAAATGACCACCCCGTTGTTGCAAACACATTGTAGCGCGAAGCACACTTTGCTGCGTTGCCCTACGAATCATTTCGGGATCATTTCTGATTTCTTTGCAACACGCAAAACTCTTCTTTGATCCTCCAAATGGATGGATGTCCTGCCTATTATGCGCTGATTGTCAGGTCTTTTCTAAATGAAAATTATCCGCACCGCTGGATCAGTCGACAAGGACTTGTTGGGTGGCCGGCGCGTTCCTCCGATCTTACCcctttacattatttttttatggggAAAAATGAAGCAAATggaaattaaaaatcttaatccaccacgctgcttcaatgtgggttggcggatatattccctactattagtaacgattactatcaggtgtacatgataacaaccgagaccgacggcttaacgtgctctccgaagcacagtgggcagacccacaaggactgcacaaacacccagactatggcaaacacctgtatggccaatacaaatgtgtgtcatgtgcggggatcgaacccgcaaccgccagcgcaaccggcacaatccatggctggcGGCGGCCTACGTGAATAATTACGTGAATTTcgaaatttattgttttcaaattacTCGTTAGATCTTAAAACAACGAAGCAAGTAAATTTTTGGGCGAGGTCATCTAtctcattttttataatatgagaTATGTGTGGTGTAGACCGCTCTttatggtgcgtgtgccgtgtcggcagcGCCTAAACACccccccgactatcgggagctgagAAGTTAGTtctcatcggagacataaaccatctgccgtacatcgacagggataacctgttcgaaatgcggtattgtagaccaacccttataacgactatttcgtgcgagttgtcgtgcacgcatcgtaaccccaaagacatcgcctttgccatcagtgaggtttacaagaccgtgtacagctcaagcacaaagatccgatctgtAGCCGAAGTATGTATCCGAGCTGTATCCGagctgtaggaagggaccgaaccctatacctggtatttacgcaagaggagaagatattgctgactgaccagggatacgggtccggtaAGGGATCGTGCGTCTTAACCATctatgaggcgcagggccagacctatgaagacgtcatcgtcctccaggcaaatacaaggaggctcaagatccacgacagcgtttcgcaagctgtagtcgcggtgactagatacaccaacacctgtgtctattacaccgacgaccgtaacgacgcaattggtcgctttgtggcgagggcagcggagacgacggacaagaaaatccttgagcaaagtctcaagatggccattcaccatagatatgccgccgtcattgagagtgtgctcgaaatgttgaaaaatgtagtGGTGTGAAGAcatcataatattgtaaatataaattgtgcGTAGATCAAattgtaatgtatgtaatagaaacaataaatgtaatagtataggtatatgataatgtaattataatgataaggctttatatatgtacttaataagataggatgttataaattaaaaaaaaaagagaaaatggaTAAAAAGACTTTCTAAGTACACAAAAAAGTGTCTGCTAAGAacaacataggttaagtgtacattgtaagtagcaaataagtgtacatatattgtagttagcaaataagtgtaaatgtaataaaaataataactataaaaaattatgtggtgtcatgcgacaccaggtaggaacgaagttccttcggatagtatagaagcaacacaatttgaaaaaaaaatgttgaattttatatatattttatagttttttagattttttatgttttgttgtttggtttttaattaagtacataaaaatatttaggaaatttacgccgagttgcacgaaaataaattaaaatttaagtagtaattaaactaatttaatcgcaagaattgtatgaaattcttgcgATACCCTGTCATACCCTGTTGTgcgttaaaataaaacaaaatcatacGCTAATAACTGTTTATGGCACACTTACAACTAAACaattcaaaaatgtaaaaatgagATAAAATGAGATCTTTTATTTGCTTAGATACATGTTACGCACTAAACGCCGACGATTtgggggttcgattcccgctcgggttgggtattttcatttgtacaaatatttcttttcggtttagatgtttgtccttgtggatctccccaccgtacctcggagagcaccaTAAGTTGTCATATAttgattgttatcatatacagctgatagcgatcgttactcgaagtagggaatatatccggcaacccgcagtagagtagcgtgtggattaagctccgagaGAGCTTTTTCCTACATAGagtaagaggcctatggccagctgTGGGACGTTACAAGCGGATTCGGGATATGTTCCGCAATTTAATGGGTTGTATTTCTATCATAAGGTGATTCTGGGTTGAAAAGTATGTTTTATTTCTTGTCTCAACCTATCCACAAACCAAAAGTACATCATGATtagtttattgattattttttgatgAATAAAACATCTATCTATACAAGCATCAGCGaaaacattaacattttaaCTGATTTGTCCGAACGGGTTATTTtagattatacatataattccttattataagaaaaaaatcttattttaatacacgccttaaagttttaaacaaaaaaaaaactattctgTGTgacaatttaaatatgaatgacATATTTGtgtaatgaaaattataacACAAAGTAATAAAGTACTGACTATACAAAGTTAATAATACACAACAATAAAGTTaacatagtaaaatataaaaaaaaatattatctaaatatGATATGGATAGGTATCACAAATTTCAATAcagtgtaaaatataattaaatattcaagtaacaGCAATATAGCATGTGAACTAATGAATACGTTTTTAGtcatgataaataattaattcatacaAAACCACAAATATCAACATGACTCACAGCTGTTATTTATTGTCAGTTATATATGTTGctgtcaaaactcttaaccagtcaaaagcactattgactagcaaaatcagtcagaagtacttttgaccgtttgcattagtcaataatacttttgactacaATAACagtttaaaagtacttttgactaaatgattccatCAAAaatggttttgactggttgtatcagtcaaaactcttaaaaatttaaagtggtcgataaaaataacgacaaacgcacatataaacttttatattactcattattagtggagaacgtgctgatattagaacaaaaatgagtgactacgaaaagaaagaaggctttttgcaaagaattttagcaattgaagatatgaaagatagtaatttcaatgtgatgacaaaagaaaaatttaaaaagtttgcaatggatgtggaagacgcgaaatttaatgaaaacgaatcaccattacagtacagtagactacaacgctttaacacattgaagtttgtggtataaaattacaaacacagaacctgtcaaatatttttgccggctgaggaaatctacgacattattgatgctgctcatatttctaaaGGGCATGGTgatcgcgatagacttaagaatgaaacggtaaaaaagtacgctaatattacaaaagaaatgattaatatatatttatcaatgtgcgaagtatgccaaaggaagaataGCAAGAAAAgaatgggtcaggtttagaaaccgatcctgcacactgaaatgaacagccgctgccaaatcgatctgattgacatgcagtcgcaagaagattgtgggcataaatttattatggtttatcaggatcatttgactaaatttattcacatctaacgagttaatagtgcttttgactgacgcttttttgcagttaaaaatacttttgacggagagcgtcagtcaaaagtattttaaccgcgaatttgcagtcaaaagtactaataaccaataattttcagtcaaaaccacttttgaccaacttgtccagtcaaaagtactgttgactgatttcgctagtcaatagtacttttgacggttaagagttctgactgcaacatatatattataagctagcgacctctgtctgtccatatttttttacataagtaATCACCAATGTATCACCaatgtataagtattattccgattggttcagtagttttcgcagtataactgaacaaaaaataaaccagctctccatttatttgtgtagatattttaaaatcaattgtcataaaaaattaaaatgtaaaagaacataaaataaaaatggtatgtatttaatttacacaattaaaataataatatctaactgacagtttttaaaaaaaagttcacatattattatatatattttggcagttaacaatcaataaattttgtttattaattgttatctgTCGAACTACAGGCTGGAGCAACAACAGGGTTGTTTGAGTCCTTATTCTATTTCTTACATGGAAAGAAGGCAACTCACCAGCAGTCAAatgtttaaaatcaaatataatattataataatgaaacatgGTACAAATAATGTTCATTATTAAAGATTGTATTTTGTTGGTAGTATTCTATCATTTTCAATTACTTCTAAGTTAAAGATATTATATACAACAAAAACTAATGAATATACTTACTCTTTACAGCATtacacaatttaaaatattatttacaatacataCTGTATaagttttcaataatattttaaagaacaaatgtGATACAATGTTTTTCTTCACACTTTGTAcactattttacatttttaaatgattaataaataatatcattatgataaaataaaaaatactacaaGATTTATAAACAATCTTAAAGTTGACtagaaatactaaataaaaagtagtaagattttaagtgtaatatttaaataaataaaactataaatgatAGTTTATATGgcacaaattataaatattttaatacaatttacacATTTTATTCACATCCCTGGAACATCAGTCGTACagtttgtttaatttgtaatgTTATAATTGTCACTTTTGTCCACTTCCACTGGAAGTGGCTGACACTGCTATTGTTCATCAACTTTGAAAGTAGAGTAATGGCAAGCTCCACTGATAATTATCTCACTTATACCAGTTGTTGGAGGAGTTTGCGGTGTAGACAAAGGTTCTATACTAGCAATCGTGCTCATAATAGGAGTTGTGTATAACTTTCCATTGTGTATTGTCGAGGAATGTGATTGACTTGTAGGCGTAGTAAAAACTGTACATGTAGAACCCTGCTCCGATCGAAGTTCATTGATTAAGCCCATTTTAACTTCAAATATTGCAtcctgtatttttttctttgcaaCTAGCAAATTTTTCTCCCCTTTAAGCGATCTTAGTTCATTAGCTACATATTCACCAAAGACTGTAAATTCATCTCTGTTCAAGGCTGTAGTAGGATAAACGATCTCAGGCTTGAAGGAGTGCAGAAGTTCAGTACGGGCAATTTTAGGCTGTGGAGAAAAATTATCAAGTTTACAATCATTGACTGAGTTTTCAGCATTTGTTTGAAAAGAGCCATTAATTTCTGACTGGTCTTCCtgaaattgagaaaaataatattaaggtaATAAATTCGATTGGTacacaaatttatttactttcaagTATAAATTCTGTTTTTATTCCTATTTCTACTTAAAGAGTTACAAAGGCTTACCGATTGTAGCACTCTATATGGTTTGTTTGAGTCTTTCATAAAGTGCAAATATTCATAGGCGTACCAATTGCTAACGTATCTATTGTTGGGTCCTTCTGAATTAGCCCGAGCTTCTCGAGCCGACTCTCTGTTGTATTGAGTGCGTAAATGTTGTATCTTTTTGGTCGCGTCGAAAACTGATATCCTTAATATTTCAGCAATACCACGCAATTCCTCTTTTCGTTTTTGTTTATCTCTGCGAGTATCACAGAGCGAAGGATTCCATAAATTAGCATTTACTTGAAGTAGTTCAATCAGTTTCAGTGTCTTGTCCTTAGACCACTCATAGTTATTGTACTCCTTTGACCACTCCATGCCAAAACTCAAAAAACTTTTCGACCAATGAGACAACAATTCCATATAAACATTGGATTTAAAGCAAAACCGAAAGCAGCATTTGACGATCAATCGTTAGATTATACAGTAAACTACGTGTTGTCAATCCGATATGCGACGCCGACTCGTCACTCGACGCACCGTTTGTCGATTGATTAGTTGAGCCATAGTTGAATTAGTTGAGCATTCGATTTAGTGTTGCCACTTGAATAAATCGCTGAAAATTATGAAtctattcgcgttaagaaaatagtagCTCATCGCTCATCAAAACTTCAGATATTTGTtaactgtaaatttttaaatgtttactttttgcctttataattagaataatttttgatcttaaattacgtcacacgaatTTCTCGATTTTTGGGACCCT
Above is a genomic segment from Melitaea cinxia chromosome 5, ilMelCinx1.1, whole genome shotgun sequence containing:
- the LOC123654062 gene encoding uncharacterized protein LOC123654062; translated protein: MELLSHWSKSFLSFGMEWSKEYNNYEWSKDKTLKLIELLQVNANLWNPSLCDTRRDKQKRKEELRGIAEILRISVFDATKKIQHLRTQYNRESAREARANSEGPNNRYVSNWYAYEYLHFMKDSNKPYRVLQSVSLCNSLSSQTNAENSVNDCKLDNFSPQPKIARTELLHSFKPEIVYPTTALNRDEFTVFGEYVANELRSLKGEKNLLVAKKKIQDAIFEVKMGLINELRSEQGSTCTVFTTPTSQSHSSTIHNGKLYTTPIMSTIASIEPLSTPQTPPTTGISEIIISGACHYSTFKVDEQ